In Vanessa tameamea isolate UH-Manoa-2023 chromosome 25, ilVanTame1 primary haplotype, whole genome shotgun sequence, a single window of DNA contains:
- the LOC113401299 gene encoding uncharacterized protein LOC113401299, which produces MRTRSCNMSLVNASTGAARLPVTLLLLSCGFLVVTAQAGSDQSDDSEVFVRDGSSRVARSASQRFLQVISGYDEDYDWLQSLLYPDRSNRLRATSLPLLVLPVEVPLRRESNSRLTQRRMNYDYEEDEESTWQVNHGDRRQNKRRPSYIREDQPSDDEFPEFQYKKRPQRPVLRDPNIPAYSYSSEPHANPNIVSSVPSSQLVEKFRAQTPKAFGMPAFVQSEFDISERIILPDDEDDGELEETHKATTGVRNTRAIFTTNRAKPEEITPSRPSFTKPLKLRAVLSVPRADYSESYTAWWDPVKGDSRIHFQDGSTVTFRKMLPDGLVKKVEMHVDRSGERVVSCGVATTVASAADRANPALPDMQLFTFSGYERTENGLVERWQHTVSGRGDASGETVTTRHELFLTRTEQDFVRPVRYRVSVNSTLLGSDCDTYEHFYYDACPHNRKPQFFEADINEFCDEVQQLNASSPDDIARLEPLREFTMPGRDPRYDAVLEKFKKNYARKFANDVEGAVRKNILIQSSRLISSANRAGATVQLGLNFLADRLDEEMSDMTGVARGGERESAEKFPHVRSSLAAQERRLPEKFDWRALGGVSHVRFQGTTCSSCWAVAVAGAVEGALFRRTRRLVPLSEQNLVDCAGPFGGRGCNGTWPSYAYDYIQHRGLPALEEYTPYKGEVQQCNTDIAQPVTRISAHVNVTKYSVPALQVAIKEYGPAVVIVDSSAKSFQFYKKGVLYDDRCLKKSSKHAVLAVGWGQKKGEPYFILKNSWSEAWGEGGYVRVQARANTCGVLTHPSYPRLTDDDVLLEKKTS; this is translated from the exons ATGCGCACGCGCAGCTGCAACATGTCCCTCGTGAACGCTTCCACGGGCGCGGCCCGGCTCCCTGTGACGCTGCTGCTCTTGTCTTGTG GATTTCTAGTCGTCACAGCTCAAGCAGGATCGGATCAGTCAGACGACTCGGAGGTCTTCGTACGGGATGGTAGTAGTCGAGTCGCGCGCTCTGCAAGTCAGCGTTTCTTGCAGGTGATATCAG GCTACGATGAGGACTATGATTGGCTGCAGTCTCTGTTGTACCCag aCCGTAGCAACAGGCTCCGAGCGACCAGTTTGCCGTTGCTAGTCCTACCCGTCGAGGTGCCTCTGCGACGCG AAAGCAACAGTAGGCTGACCCAACGACGCATGAATTACGATTATGAAGAAGACGAGGAAAGTACTTGGCAAGTTAATCATGGAGACCGGCGGCAGAATAAACGGCGGCCTTCCTACATACGAGAAGACCAACCATCAGACGATGAATTCCCAGAATTTCAATACAAGAAGCGCCCACAGCGACCTGTTCTCAGAGACCCGAACATCCCCGCTTACTCTTATTCATCTGAACCCCACGCTAACCCAAATATTGTCTCCAGTG TTCCGTCATCGCAACTTGTAGAGAAATTCCGTGCTCAGACTCCTAAAGCATTCGGTATGCCGGCTTTCGTGCAATCTGAATTCGATATCAGTGAACGCATAATTTTACCTGACGATGAAGATGACGGAGAGCTGGAAGAGACACACAAGGCGACTACTGGTGTAAGAAATACACGAGCTATATTCACGACTAACAGGGCAAAACCCGAAGAAATCACCCCATCACGTCCTAGTTTTACTAAGCCCTTGAAACTTCGCGCCGTGCTGAGCGTGCCTCGCGCTGACTACTCCGAGTCTTATACGGCTTG GTGGGATCCTGTTAAAGGTGATTCGCGCATTCATTTTCAAGATGGATCCACAGTGACTTTTCGGAAAATGCTACCTGATGGATTAGTTAAAAAAGTAGAG ATGCACGTAGACCGTTCTGGAGAGCGTGTGGTTAGCTGCGGTGTGGCCACCACTGTCGCCTCAGCCGCTGATCGCGCCAACCCGGCTCTGCCAGATATGCAACTTTTTACTTTCTCTG GCTATGAGCGCACTGAGAATGGTTTGGTGGAGCGATGGCAGCACACGGTGTCCGGTCGTGGTGACGCCAGTGGAGAGACGGTCACCACGCGACACGAGCTGTTCCTGACTCGTACCGAGCAAGACTTTGTACGACCTGTACG GTACCGTGTGTCGGTGAACAGTACTCTGCTGGGATCGGATTGTGACACTTACGAGCACTTTTACTATGATGCATGCCCTCACAACCGTAAACCTCAGTTTTTTGAAGCAGATATAA ATGAATTTTGCGATGAAGTGCAGCAGTTGAACGCATCGTCGCCGGACGACATCGCGAGACTTGAGCCGCTGCGAGAATTTACAATGCCGGGACGCGACCCCCGTTACGATGCGGTCTTAGAGAA GTTCAAGAAAAATTATGCACGTAAGTTCGCCAACGACGTCGAGGGCGCAGTGCGAAAGAATATTCTGATTCAGAGTTCAAGGCTCATATCGTCCGCAAACCGCGCCGGCGCGACCGTACAGTTGGGACTGAACTTCCTCGCTGATCGCCTCGACGAAGAGATGAGCGACATGACGGGAGTGGCGCGGGGAGGGGAGCGCGAGAGCGCAGAGAAGTTCCCGCACGTGCGCTCTTCGCTAGCGGCACAAGAGCGGCGCCTACCGGAAAAGTTTGACTGGCGAGCGCTGGGCGGCGTATCTCATGTGCGAT TCCAGGGCACCACGTGCTCGTCGTGCTGGGCGGTGGCGGTGGCGGGCGCGGTGGAGGGCGCACTGTTCCGTCGCACAAGGCGCCTCGTGCCGCTTTCCGAACAGAATCTCGTGGACTGCGCGGGCCC atTTGGTGGAAGAGGCTGCAATGGTACATGGCCGAGCTACGCATACGACTACATCCAACATCGAGGTTTGCCAGCCCTGGAGGAGTACACGCCCTACAAGGGGGAG GTGCAGCAGTGCAACACGGATATCGCTCAGCCCGTCACGCGCATCAGTGCACACGTCAATGTCACTAAATACAGTGTTCCGGCGTTACAG GTGGCCATTAAGGAGTACGGCCCGGCCGTGGTCATCGTAGACTCGTCAGCGAAGAGTTTCCAATTTTATAAGAAAGGAGTTTTATATGATGACCGTTG TTTAAAGAAAAGTTCAAAACACGCAGTCTTAGCGGTGGGTTGGGGCCAGAAGAAAGGCGAGCCTTACTTTATATTGAAGAACTCGTGGTCGGAGGCGTGGGGCGAGGGTGGGTACGTGCGTGTGCAGGCGCGTGCGAACACCTGCGGCGTTCTCACTCACCCCTCTTATCCACGTCTCACAGACGACGACGTGTTGTTGGAAAAAAAGacctcttaa